The following proteins come from a genomic window of Streptomyces sp. Sge12:
- a CDS encoding class I tRNA ligase family protein encodes MTRRTVIIAPPPTPNGDLHTGHLAGPYLAGDVYARYLRASDRPVIFTSGTDDSQTYVVSSAARAGLTPEELALRSATQIRATLEAAGISVDGFAPFDKGYRQTVIDFVTDLHSDGAFRLKTVLLPYVEATGEYLMEGLVAGDCPVCLVESRGGLCESCGHPNNFDELLRPRSTVDPAAVVTHREAQILVLPMEEYRDRLADYYVRHRDVLRPHTAQLIREALERPLPDFPITYPTAWGIPAPFTETPGQVLNAWAEGMAASMYCTWYAAEQLGEHTDRFDEHWLSEHGIDLVYFLGFDNVYFWGMTHLALLMAHGDRYVEPHAIVSNEFYELENQKFSTSKGHVVWAADLVAEVPRDLVRFYLALTAPEHSRTNFSREALDSLSSSRLVEPWNRLAGRLDEMLAGVPADALLPVSATGAEQAGIVVERFRSHYELESFSLHRAADLIVVHLDRLLKQADRVAVDVPSDLGDLILAVRTLTACAAPLLVDVAARAERAGADLSLPAGAFAADPVAPLRLPLLSTAVGAFAPVAEPAVIRA; translated from the coding sequence ATGACACGCCGTACGGTCATCATCGCGCCGCCGCCGACCCCGAACGGCGACCTGCACACCGGGCACCTGGCGGGCCCGTACCTGGCGGGCGACGTGTACGCACGCTACCTGCGGGCCTCGGACCGCCCGGTGATCTTCACCAGCGGCACCGACGACAGCCAGACCTACGTGGTCTCCAGCGCCGCCCGCGCCGGGCTGACCCCGGAGGAACTGGCCCTGCGCTCCGCGACGCAGATCCGCGCCACCCTGGAGGCGGCCGGCATCTCCGTCGACGGCTTCGCCCCCTTCGACAAGGGCTACCGCCAGACCGTCATCGACTTCGTCACCGACCTCCACAGCGACGGCGCCTTCCGCCTGAAGACGGTGCTGCTGCCGTACGTCGAGGCCACCGGCGAGTACCTGATGGAGGGCCTGGTCGCCGGCGACTGCCCGGTGTGCCTGGTGGAGAGCCGCGGCGGGCTCTGCGAGTCCTGCGGGCACCCCAACAACTTCGACGAACTGCTGCGTCCCCGCTCCACCGTCGACCCGGCCGCCGTGGTCACGCACCGCGAGGCGCAGATCCTCGTCCTGCCGATGGAGGAGTACCGCGACCGGCTCGCCGACTACTACGTCCGCCACCGCGACGTACTGCGCCCGCACACCGCGCAGCTCATCCGGGAGGCGCTGGAGCGCCCGCTGCCGGACTTCCCGATCACCTACCCCACCGCGTGGGGCATCCCGGCCCCCTTCACCGAGACGCCGGGCCAGGTCCTCAACGCCTGGGCCGAGGGCATGGCCGCCTCGATGTACTGCACCTGGTACGCGGCCGAGCAGCTCGGCGAGCACACCGACCGCTTCGACGAGCACTGGCTGTCCGAGCACGGCATCGACCTCGTGTACTTCCTCGGATTCGACAACGTCTACTTCTGGGGCATGACGCACCTGGCCCTGCTGATGGCGCACGGCGACCGGTACGTCGAGCCCCACGCGATCGTGTCGAACGAGTTCTACGAACTGGAGAACCAGAAGTTCTCCACGAGTAAAGGCCACGTGGTCTGGGCCGCCGATCTGGTGGCCGAGGTACCGCGCGACCTCGTCCGCTTCTACCTGGCGCTGACCGCGCCGGAGCACTCCCGTACGAACTTCAGCCGCGAGGCGCTCGACAGCCTGTCGAGCTCCCGGCTGGTCGAGCCGTGGAACCGGCTCGCGGGCCGGCTGGACGAGATGCTCGCCGGGGTTCCGGCGGACGCGCTGCTGCCGGTCTCCGCGACCGGCGCCGAGCAGGCGGGGATCGTCGTCGAGCGGTTCCGCTCCCACTACGAGCTGGAGAGCTTCAGCCTCCACCGGGCGGCGGACCTGATCGTCGTGCACCTCGACCGGTTGCTGAAGCAGGCGGACCGCGTGGCGGTGGACGTCCCGAGCGACCTCGGCGACCTGATCCTCGCCGTCCGGACGCTGACCGCGTGCGCCGCTCCGCTGCTCGTCGACGTCGCGGCCCGTGCCGAGCGGGCCGGGGCCGACCTGAGCCTTCCGGCCGGCGCCTTCGCCGCCGACCCCGTCGCCCCGCTGCGACTCCCCCTCCTGTCCACCGCGGTCGGGGCGTTCGCGCCCGTGGCCGAGCCGGCCGTCATCCGAGCCTGA
- a CDS encoding cupin domain-containing protein: protein MLTKQLDRDGLTHENGLDAQRLLPWPELNAPFEGSWCVIRPGTASTAHAHHEYEIFIAVAGSAVLESQGVRKPFVTGDIVHFTPGSEHRVINESDADFEMYSVWWDLDMTQRFAARHEGVQA from the coding sequence ATGCTCACCAAGCAACTCGACCGCGACGGACTGACGCACGAGAACGGACTGGACGCCCAGCGGCTGCTGCCCTGGCCCGAGCTCAACGCCCCCTTCGAGGGGTCCTGGTGCGTGATCCGCCCCGGCACCGCCTCGACGGCCCACGCCCACCACGAGTACGAGATCTTCATCGCCGTCGCCGGCTCCGCCGTCCTGGAGTCGCAGGGCGTCCGCAAGCCCTTCGTGACCGGGGACATCGTCCACTTCACCCCGGGCTCCGAGCACCGGGTGATCAACGAGTCCGACGCGGACTTCGAGATGTACAGCGTCTGGTGGGACCTCGACATGACACAGCGGTTCGCAGCCCGCCACGAAGGAGTCCAGGCATGA
- a CDS encoding SidA/IucD/PvdA family monooxygenase, translated as MAHRNVELLAVGAGPANLALAVAVEELAPELAGDTLLIEREQDIVWQRGMLLPDALSQVSFLKDLVTMRNPTSRFSFVNFLHSQERLDAFVNLASFVPYRSEISEYLQWVANELDTVQVEYGRECAGVEAVTGADGELSGWLVTLADGDTIGCRYLVIGAGRDAHVPAVFDGLPAERVIHSTQYTQRIADVRADLPHRVAVIGGAQSAAELFGAALRDLPECKPTMIMRSIGLNGYESSKFTNELYYTSFIDEFYGSSPEARQQLLGEMYRSNYGGLSPATLDGLYRQFYQDRRSGQERLAIHPMTDVAAARMDGEEVVLTLVDRKSGAEREMRTDLVLLGTGFVREMPWAVKALAQSIGLEEINVSRHYRLDLGRPATGACYLQGVNEATHGIADSLLSVLAGRSAEITEDILAHRATRSVEVPELRELALAGAV; from the coding sequence ATGGCGCATCGCAATGTCGAACTGCTCGCAGTCGGCGCAGGCCCGGCGAACCTGGCGCTGGCGGTCGCCGTCGAGGAGCTCGCACCCGAGCTGGCCGGTGACACCCTGCTGATCGAGCGCGAGCAGGACATCGTCTGGCAGCGGGGCATGCTGCTGCCGGACGCGCTCAGCCAGGTCTCCTTCCTCAAGGACCTGGTCACCATGCGCAATCCGACCAGCAGATTCTCCTTCGTCAATTTCCTGCACTCCCAGGAGCGCCTCGACGCCTTCGTCAACCTGGCGAGTTTTGTTCCTTACCGCAGCGAGATATCCGAGTATCTGCAATGGGTAGCCAATGAACTCGACACGGTGCAGGTCGAATACGGCCGCGAATGCGCCGGCGTCGAGGCGGTGACGGGCGCCGACGGCGAGCTCTCCGGCTGGCTGGTCACCCTGGCCGACGGCGACACCATCGGCTGCCGCTACCTCGTCATCGGCGCCGGCCGCGACGCCCACGTCCCCGCCGTGTTCGACGGTCTGCCCGCCGAGCGCGTCATCCACAGCACCCAGTACACGCAGCGCATCGCCGACGTGCGGGCCGACCTGCCGCACCGCGTCGCGGTGATCGGCGGCGCCCAGAGCGCGGCCGAGCTGTTCGGCGCCGCACTGCGGGATCTGCCCGAGTGCAAGCCGACGATGATCATGCGCTCCATCGGCCTGAACGGCTACGAGAGCAGCAAGTTCACCAACGAGCTCTACTACACGTCCTTCATCGACGAGTTCTACGGCTCCTCGCCCGAGGCGCGCCAGCAGCTGCTCGGCGAGATGTACCGCTCCAACTACGGCGGCCTCTCCCCCGCCACCCTGGACGGCCTGTACCGGCAGTTCTACCAGGACCGCCGCTCCGGACAGGAGCGCCTGGCGATCCACCCGATGACGGACGTCGCCGCCGCCCGCATGGACGGTGAGGAGGTCGTCCTCACCCTCGTCGACCGCAAGTCGGGGGCCGAGCGGGAGATGCGCACGGACCTGGTGCTGCTGGGCACCGGATTCGTCCGCGAGATGCCGTGGGCGGTCAAGGCCCTCGCGCAGTCGATCGGCCTCGAAGAGATCAACGTGAGCCGTCACTACCGGCTCGACCTGGGTCGCCCGGCGACCGGCGCCTGCTACCTGCAGGGCGTCAACGAGGCCACCCACGGCATCGCCGACTCGCTGCTCAGCGTGCTCGCGGGCCGCTCCGCCGAGATCACCGAGGACATCCTCGCGCACCGCGCGACCCGCTCCGTCGAGGTCCCGGAACTGCGAGAGCTCGCGCTCGCCGGCGCGGTCTGA
- the ddaH gene encoding dimethylargininase produces MPLTEPITPAGVLYRSESPTRVATRRRLLMCRPRHYDVTYSINPWMNPQHATDNALAVSQWEGLRDLYLELGHVVEEIDPIEGLPDMVFAANGATVVDGKVFGARFRHAERTAEGPAYLRWLESRGYTDTLWPEFVNEGEGDILTVGRRLLAGTGFRTDPRSHAEAQEFFGLPVTSLTLVNPEYYHLDTALSVLSEDEVMYYPAAFSQGSQAVLRAMFPTAILASAEDAAVFGLNAFSDGRHVLLPAAATGLHAKLRARGFEPIGVELSELLKAGGSVKCCTLELRDR; encoded by the coding sequence GTGCCGCTCACCGAGCCCATCACCCCTGCCGGCGTGCTCTACCGTTCCGAGAGCCCCACCCGGGTCGCCACGCGCCGCCGTCTGCTGATGTGCCGGCCCCGGCACTACGACGTCACGTACTCGATCAACCCGTGGATGAACCCGCAGCACGCCACGGACAACGCGCTCGCCGTCAGCCAGTGGGAGGGCCTGCGCGACCTGTACCTCGAACTCGGCCACGTGGTCGAGGAGATAGATCCGATCGAGGGCCTGCCCGACATGGTGTTCGCGGCCAACGGCGCCACCGTCGTCGACGGCAAGGTCTTCGGGGCCCGCTTCCGGCACGCGGAGCGCACCGCCGAGGGGCCCGCGTACCTGCGGTGGCTGGAAAGCCGCGGCTACACGGACACGCTGTGGCCCGAGTTCGTCAACGAGGGCGAGGGCGACATCCTCACCGTCGGCCGCCGCCTGCTGGCCGGTACCGGCTTCCGCACGGACCCGCGCTCCCACGCGGAGGCGCAGGAGTTCTTCGGCCTTCCGGTCACCTCGCTCACGCTGGTGAACCCGGAGTACTACCACCTGGACACCGCGCTCTCCGTACTGTCGGAGGACGAGGTCATGTACTACCCGGCGGCCTTCTCCCAGGGCAGCCAGGCCGTCCTGCGCGCCATGTTCCCCACGGCGATCCTGGCCAGTGCCGAGGACGCGGCCGTCTTCGGCCTCAACGCCTTCTCCGACGGCCGCCACGTGCTCCTGCCGGCCGCCGCCACCGGCCTCCACGCCAAGCTGCGCGCCCGCGGCTTCGAGCCGATCGGGGTCGAGCTCTCCGAGCTGCTCAAGGCCGGCGGCAGCGTGAAGTGCTGCACGCTGGAACTGCGCGACCGCTGA
- a CDS encoding FAD-dependent monooxygenase: MTEAVDVVVVGAGPTGLLLAGDLAAAGVGVTLLERREHANANMTRAFAVHARTLEVLDARGLGDELVALGRTAPVIGVFGRLELRLERLRSRYPFALITPQYNLEGLLERRALAAGVRIVRGAEVVELRRRADGVDVQTAGGDRFAARYVVGCDGVRSAVRRLTGIDFPGRWVVRSVMLADVRLTEVPADAVTTNANEHGFASLVPFGDGWYRAIGWVAGDDRPDDAPVEAQELAGLLRRVLGSDYGMHDPRWISRFHSDERQAVRYREGRVLLAGDAAHVHSPAGGMGMNTGLQDAANLSWKLAAVVQGRAGEAFLDSYEQERHPVGKQALRISGAITRGVLSAPRSVRVRRLRDVAMPWVSRLSSVTALGERLLSGIGISYPAPFGSHPLTGRRVPDLRLADGRRLYEVLRGGGFVLVAPGHPVPGTDWLNVVSPAGSLRTTLLIRPDGHIAWACEEPDPGRLRAELERWPVRA; the protein is encoded by the coding sequence ATGACCGAGGCCGTCGACGTGGTGGTCGTGGGAGCGGGACCCACCGGTCTGCTGCTGGCCGGGGACCTGGCCGCCGCCGGCGTGGGGGTCACCCTGCTGGAGCGGCGCGAACACGCCAACGCCAACATGACCCGGGCCTTCGCCGTGCACGCCCGCACCCTGGAGGTGCTGGACGCCCGCGGGCTCGGCGACGAACTGGTGGCGCTCGGCCGCACGGCCCCCGTGATCGGGGTATTCGGCCGGCTGGAGCTGCGCCTCGAACGGCTGCGCAGCCGCTACCCGTTCGCGCTGATCACCCCGCAGTACAACCTGGAGGGGCTGCTGGAGCGGCGCGCCCTCGCCGCCGGGGTGCGGATCGTACGCGGCGCCGAAGTGGTGGAGCTGCGCCGCCGGGCCGACGGGGTCGACGTGCAGACGGCCGGCGGGGACCGCTTCGCCGCCCGCTACGTCGTCGGGTGCGACGGGGTGCGCAGCGCGGTGCGGCGCCTGACCGGGATCGACTTCCCCGGCCGGTGGGTGGTGCGGTCCGTGATGCTGGCGGACGTGCGGCTGACCGAGGTGCCCGCCGACGCGGTGACCACCAACGCCAACGAGCACGGCTTCGCCTCCCTGGTCCCCTTCGGCGACGGCTGGTACCGGGCGATCGGCTGGGTCGCCGGGGACGACCGGCCCGACGACGCGCCCGTGGAGGCGCAGGAGCTGGCCGGGCTGCTGCGCCGGGTGCTCGGCTCCGACTACGGCATGCACGACCCGCGGTGGATCTCGCGCTTCCACAGCGACGAGCGCCAGGCCGTGCGCTACCGCGAGGGCCGCGTCCTGCTCGCGGGCGATGCCGCGCACGTGCACTCGCCGGCCGGGGGCATGGGCATGAACACCGGGCTGCAGGACGCCGCCAACCTGAGCTGGAAACTGGCCGCGGTGGTGCAGGGCCGGGCCGGCGAGGCCTTCCTCGACTCCTACGAGCAGGAGCGCCACCCCGTCGGGAAGCAGGCCCTGCGGATCTCCGGAGCGATCACCCGGGGAGTGCTCAGCGCCCCGCGCAGCGTCCGGGTGCGCCGGCTGCGCGACGTGGCGATGCCCTGGGTCTCCCGGCTGAGCTCGGTCACCGCGCTGGGGGAGCGACTGCTCTCCGGCATCGGCATCTCCTACCCGGCGCCCTTCGGCAGCCACCCGCTCACCGGCCGCCGGGTGCCCGACCTGCGGCTCGCCGACGGCCGGCGGCTGTACGAGGTGCTGCGCGGCGGGGGCTTCGTCCTGGTCGCCCCGGGGCACCCGGTACCGGGGACGGACTGGCTGAATGTCGTCTCCCCCGCCGGGTCCCTGCGCACCACCTTGCTGATCCGCCCGGACGGCCACATCGCCTGGGCCTGCGAGGAACCGGACCCCGGGCGGCTGCGCGCGGAGTTGGAGCGCTGGCCCGTCCGCGCCTGA
- a CDS encoding methyltransferase: protein MNRRTTDEPHVLGVLERALSASCAASLRAAVKLGLADALGDTPATADELAAAVGADPDALRRLLRSLTGFEVFAEDPEGRFVQTEVSRLLRTGTPDSLDQLVLWMTEPWTWELWGRLDESVRTGKGVFTDLYGGEFFEHVHTVWPESAAVFDRAMTQASRQSAQAIAGVLPLSGARTVADIGGGQGFLLASLLEHHPGVRGILFDRPDVVAGADARLRAGGALAERVRLVAGDCREEIPADVDAYVFKNILGMNDEDAVVVLGNVVRTARAGAGVIIVENFVDDGPGQRFSTGMDLRMLLTVGGRKHTRQGLLGLVERAGLVVHDVRSVNSYQHMIEASTPAR from the coding sequence GTGAACCGACGAACGACCGACGAACCGCACGTGCTCGGGGTACTGGAGCGCGCGCTCAGCGCCAGTTGCGCGGCCTCGCTGCGCGCCGCCGTGAAACTGGGCCTCGCCGACGCCCTCGGCGACACCCCGGCCACGGCGGACGAGCTCGCCGCGGCCGTGGGCGCCGACCCGGACGCGCTGCGCAGGCTGCTGCGCTCGCTCACCGGCTTCGAGGTCTTCGCCGAGGACCCCGAGGGCCGCTTCGTGCAGACGGAGGTCTCGCGGCTGCTGCGCACCGGCACCCCGGACAGCCTCGACCAGCTCGTGCTGTGGATGACCGAACCGTGGACCTGGGAGCTGTGGGGCCGCCTCGACGAGTCGGTGCGCACCGGGAAGGGCGTGTTCACCGACCTGTACGGCGGGGAGTTCTTCGAGCACGTGCACACCGTGTGGCCGGAGTCCGCCGCCGTGTTCGACCGCGCAATGACCCAGGCGAGCAGGCAGTCCGCCCAGGCCATCGCCGGCGTCCTGCCGCTGTCCGGTGCGCGCACCGTCGCCGACATCGGCGGCGGCCAGGGCTTCCTGCTCGCCTCGCTCCTGGAGCACCACCCCGGCGTCCGGGGGATCCTGTTCGACCGGCCCGACGTGGTCGCGGGCGCCGACGCCCGGCTGCGTGCGGGCGGGGCGCTCGCCGAGCGGGTCCGGCTGGTGGCCGGTGACTGCCGCGAGGAGATCCCCGCGGACGTCGACGCGTACGTCTTCAAGAACATCCTCGGCATGAACGACGAGGACGCCGTCGTCGTCCTCGGCAATGTGGTCAGGACGGCCCGCGCCGGCGCCGGGGTGATCATCGTCGAGAACTTCGTCGACGACGGCCCGGGACAGCGCTTCAGCACCGGGATGGACCTGCGGATGCTCCTGACCGTCGGCGGCCGCAAGCACACCCGGCAGGGGCTGCTCGGGCTCGTCGAACGGGCCGGCCTCGTCGTCCACGACGTGCGGTCGGTCAACTCCTACCAGCACATGATCGAAGCCAGTACGCCCGCCCGCTAG
- a CDS encoding NAD-dependent epimerase/dehydratase family protein, translated as MLTGKKILITGATGLVARTVAETLAEHNEVWCLGRFSDPQVAERLRERGMRTWHWDMARDPLDGLPEDFTHVLHAAVERGGGDFEDVVAVNSVATGRLMTHCRGAEAFLHVSTSAVYAPQALDHLHTEADPLAAASAWLPTYPVGKLATEGAVRAFAVTLGLPTTIARLNVAYGPHGHGGLPVILFRQMLAGEPIAVPREGQHYCSPIHTDDIARHVPRLWAAAKAPATVVNWGGDEVVGVADLVAHIGGLTGVPAELVPGDVTRAVSAFDGSRRKTLAGGCERTWRDGVRQALEAHFPGSVTATTEN; from the coding sequence ATGCTGACCGGGAAGAAGATCCTGATCACGGGCGCGACGGGACTCGTGGCGCGCACCGTGGCCGAGACGCTCGCGGAGCACAACGAGGTCTGGTGCCTCGGCCGGTTCTCGGACCCGCAGGTGGCAGAACGGCTGCGGGAACGGGGGATGCGCACCTGGCACTGGGACATGGCCCGGGACCCGCTGGACGGCCTTCCCGAGGACTTCACCCACGTACTGCACGCGGCGGTCGAGCGCGGCGGCGGGGACTTCGAGGACGTGGTGGCGGTCAACTCCGTCGCCACCGGCCGCCTGATGACCCACTGCCGGGGCGCCGAGGCCTTCCTCCACGTCTCCACCAGCGCCGTGTACGCCCCCCAGGCGCTCGACCACCTGCACACCGAGGCCGACCCGCTGGCGGCCGCCTCGGCCTGGCTGCCGACCTACCCGGTCGGCAAGCTCGCCACCGAGGGCGCGGTGCGCGCGTTCGCCGTGACGCTCGGCCTGCCCACCACCATCGCGCGGCTCAACGTCGCCTACGGTCCGCACGGCCACGGCGGGCTCCCGGTCATCCTCTTCCGGCAGATGCTGGCCGGGGAGCCGATCGCGGTGCCCCGCGAAGGACAGCACTACTGCTCCCCGATCCACACCGACGACATCGCGCGGCACGTGCCGCGGCTGTGGGCCGCGGCGAAGGCCCCCGCCACCGTCGTGAACTGGGGCGGCGACGAGGTCGTCGGCGTGGCGGACCTCGTGGCCCACATCGGCGGGCTCACCGGGGTGCCGGCCGAACTCGTACCCGGCGACGTCACCCGCGCCGTCAGCGCGTTCGACGGTTCCCGCCGCAAGACCCTCGCCGGCGGGTGCGAGCGGACCTGGCGCGACGGGGTCCGCCAGGCCCTCGAGGCGCACTTCCCCGGCAGCGTCACCGCCACCACCGAGAACTGA
- a CDS encoding non-ribosomal peptide synthetase, whose protein sequence is MTTRQELSAGAAAGSDREETPDLGGLLVRAARRFPENGLRYCAGERPPGHTLSTYPRLLDESLRLLGALREAGARPGRVVALMLERPEDFLPAFWACLLGGITVCPLVPTRNDPQRWAERLNHVDALLDGPLLVTDRRTREELPAVTVSSVATVEDLVGAAAGTDPGTVVTRACGPDDVALLVLTSGSTGAAKAVRLTHGNLLASMAAKAAAQSLTADDVTLNWISYDHVAALLEAHLLPLSVGAVQLQASPEAVLADPLHFLELIDAHRVTMTFTPNFLLGLIGKALDQRPTPPRLDLSCLRHIVSGGEANPVATGVAFLDRLAPYGLHRGALWPAFGMTETCAGSIYNREFPQADRGAEFAAVGRPVDGLRIRIAPEDGATPWADGEDGEIGEVQLTGPMITSGYWNNKEATQAAFTQDGWFRTGDLGRLAGGRLTLVGRSKDSIIVNGVNYYSHDIESVLNGVHGVEKSFVAAFPTRPHGSDTEQLAVAFAVTPEVAGDDAALHRVIVAIRNSVVLHWGFRPALLLPLPTDAFPKTSLGKIPRALMRRRLEAGDYAAHLAAVEEAVTRQLGGHAVPVGPVEETLTALYAELFEVAPERISATASFFDLGGTSLDILRLKSLVARHFPGADLPILALLTAPSVRALAARIEAGRSAQAAPYDPVVALQTSGDGTPLFCVHPGVGEVLVFVNLAKYFVHERPFYALRARGFNPGEKPFESFEEMTRTYADAIRSRQPHGPYAIAGYSFGAAVAFEVAKLLEAEGERVDFLGSFNLPPHIKYRMDELDFVETAVNLAMFLELISERQAKTLPGELRPLGKQEQLAHLIRIAPRDRLAELDLDLERFTAWADLADGLTGLGRTYRPGGSVAGMSVFYAVPLRGTKQDWLDNELRRWEDFSREEPRYLDVPGEHYTLMGPKHVAAFQAVLRAELDRALGGPEC, encoded by the coding sequence ATGACGACGCGACAGGAGTTATCTGCCGGCGCAGCCGCCGGGTCCGACCGCGAGGAGACCCCCGACCTGGGCGGACTGCTCGTACGGGCCGCGAGGCGGTTCCCGGAGAACGGACTGCGCTACTGCGCGGGCGAGCGGCCGCCGGGCCACACCCTGTCCACCTACCCCCGCCTGCTGGACGAGTCGCTGCGCCTCCTCGGCGCCCTGCGGGAGGCGGGAGCCCGGCCGGGCCGGGTCGTCGCGCTGATGCTGGAGCGTCCCGAGGACTTCCTGCCGGCCTTCTGGGCCTGCCTGCTCGGCGGGATCACGGTGTGTCCCCTCGTCCCCACCCGCAACGACCCGCAGCGCTGGGCGGAGCGGCTGAACCACGTCGACGCCCTGCTCGACGGCCCGCTGCTGGTCACCGACCGCCGCACGCGCGAGGAACTGCCCGCCGTCACGGTTTCCTCGGTCGCCACGGTCGAGGACCTGGTCGGGGCTGCGGCCGGGACGGACCCGGGCACGGTCGTGACGCGCGCCTGCGGACCGGACGACGTGGCGCTGCTCGTGCTCACCTCCGGTTCCACCGGCGCCGCCAAGGCCGTCCGGCTCACCCACGGCAACCTGCTGGCCTCGATGGCCGCGAAGGCCGCGGCGCAGTCCCTGACCGCGGACGACGTGACCCTCAACTGGATCTCCTACGACCACGTGGCCGCGCTGCTGGAGGCCCACCTCCTGCCGCTGTCCGTGGGGGCCGTGCAGCTCCAGGCCTCGCCGGAGGCGGTGCTCGCCGACCCGCTGCACTTCCTGGAACTCATCGACGCCCACCGGGTGACGATGACGTTCACGCCCAACTTCCTGCTGGGGCTGATCGGCAAGGCCCTGGACCAGCGGCCGACGCCCCCGCGCCTGGACCTGTCCTGCCTGCGGCACATCGTCTCCGGCGGCGAGGCCAATCCCGTGGCCACCGGCGTCGCCTTCCTCGACCGGCTGGCCCCGTACGGGCTGCACCGCGGAGCCCTGTGGCCCGCCTTCGGGATGACCGAGACCTGCGCCGGGAGCATCTACAACCGGGAGTTCCCGCAGGCCGACCGGGGAGCCGAGTTCGCGGCCGTCGGACGGCCGGTCGACGGCCTGCGGATCAGGATCGCGCCGGAGGACGGCGCCACGCCCTGGGCCGACGGCGAGGACGGCGAGATCGGCGAGGTCCAGCTCACGGGCCCGATGATCACCAGTGGCTACTGGAACAACAAGGAGGCGACCCAGGCCGCCTTCACCCAGGACGGCTGGTTCCGCACCGGTGACCTCGGCCGGCTCGCCGGGGGACGGCTGACCCTCGTGGGGCGGAGCAAGGACAGCATCATCGTCAACGGCGTCAACTACTACAGCCACGACATCGAGTCGGTGCTCAACGGCGTCCACGGCGTGGAGAAGTCCTTCGTCGCCGCGTTCCCGACCCGACCGCACGGCAGCGACACCGAGCAGCTCGCCGTCGCGTTCGCCGTCACCCCCGAGGTGGCCGGCGACGACGCGGCGCTCCACCGCGTGATCGTCGCCATCAGGAACAGCGTCGTCCTGCACTGGGGGTTCCGTCCGGCCCTGCTGCTGCCGCTGCCCACGGACGCCTTCCCGAAGACGAGCCTGGGCAAGATCCCGCGCGCGCTCATGCGCCGCAGGCTGGAGGCCGGCGACTACGCGGCACACCTGGCGGCCGTCGAGGAGGCGGTGACCCGGCAGCTCGGCGGTCACGCAGTCCCGGTCGGCCCCGTCGAGGAGACCCTCACCGCGCTGTACGCCGAGCTGTTCGAGGTGGCACCGGAGCGGATCAGCGCCACAGCGAGCTTCTTCGACCTCGGCGGGACGTCACTGGACATCCTGCGCCTCAAGAGCCTGGTCGCCCGGCACTTCCCCGGCGCCGACCTGCCGATCCTCGCGCTCCTCACCGCGCCCAGCGTCCGGGCGCTGGCCGCGCGGATCGAGGCCGGGCGCAGCGCGCAGGCCGCCCCGTACGACCCGGTCGTCGCGCTGCAGACCAGCGGGGACGGGACGCCGCTGTTCTGCGTGCACCCCGGGGTCGGCGAGGTGCTCGTCTTCGTGAACCTGGCCAAGTACTTCGTCCACGAGCGGCCCTTCTACGCACTGCGGGCCCGCGGGTTCAACCCGGGGGAGAAGCCGTTCGAGAGCTTCGAGGAGATGACGCGCACCTACGCGGACGCCATCCGCTCCCGGCAGCCGCACGGCCCCTACGCGATAGCCGGGTACTCCTTCGGCGCGGCGGTGGCCTTCGAGGTCGCCAAACTGCTGGAGGCGGAGGGCGAGCGCGTGGACTTCCTCGGCAGCTTCAACCTGCCCCCGCACATCAAGTACCGCATGGACGAACTCGACTTCGTCGAGACCGCCGTCAACCTGGCGATGTTCCTGGAGCTGATCTCCGAACGGCAGGCGAAGACACTGCCCGGCGAACTGCGCCCGCTGGGCAAGCAGGAACAGCTCGCCCATCTGATCCGGATCGCACCCCGGGACCGGCTCGCCGAGCTCGACCTGGACCTGGAGCGGTTCACCGCCTGGGCGGACCTCGCCGACGGCCTCACCGGCCTCGGCCGGACCTACCGGCCCGGCGGCAGCGTCGCCGGGATGAGCGTCTTCTACGCCGTCCCCCTGCGCGGCACCAAGCAGGACTGGCTGGACAACGAACTCAGGCGCTGGGAGGACTTCAGCCGCGAGGAGCCCCGCTACCTCGACGTGCCCGGAGAGCACTACACCCTCATGGGGCCCAAGCACGTGGCCGCCTTCCAGGCGGTCCTGCGCGCAGAACTGGACCGGGCGCTGGGAGGACCGGAATGCTGA
- a CDS encoding ArsR/SmtB family transcription factor: MPDEDGHPSREEMSLLTVLNALSDPLRYAVVGALLREPEGTARTCASFNLPVSKSTITHHFRILREAGLVQQVDRGNSRAATLRRTDLDQRFPGLLDLISANL; the protein is encoded by the coding sequence ATGCCCGACGAGGATGGCCACCCCTCCCGCGAGGAGATGAGCCTGTTGACCGTACTGAACGCCCTCTCCGACCCCCTGCGCTACGCCGTCGTCGGCGCCCTGCTCAGGGAGCCGGAAGGCACGGCGCGCACCTGCGCGTCCTTCAACCTCCCGGTCTCGAAGTCGACGATCACCCACCACTTCCGGATCCTGCGCGAGGCGGGCCTGGTCCAGCAGGTGGACCGGGGCAACAGCCGGGCGGCCACCCTGCGCCGCACGGACCTGGACCAGCGCTTCCCCGGACTGCTGGACCTGATCAGCGCCAACCTCTGA